GAAAACGATAGTGACAGCAGCAAAGAGTTGTTTGACCTCGCTCATACAGGGAGGTACGCGAGTAAAGGATTAGTTACCCAGCAGCCAAACCCTCGGTAAGGTCGTCCTTCGTACACAGAACCGGTAGTGTGGCCGGAAAATCCGCCGTCCGTACGACCTCTACACCCTACGATGGACTCGGACGAGACCGCCGATTAACGCCAGCACAAGTGTGACTAACTGGACAGTAAATCCGGGCCCGGAGGCCGAGACCGTCTCGGAGGCTGGCTCCGCACCGCCGCCGCTTTCACCAGTCTCGGCAGTCCCGGACCCGCCCGTACTCGGGGCCGAGTTCGAGCCAACGCGGAGGTCACCTGCACTGACGCCGTTGACCGCGACTGCGCCGTCGACAGCTTCGAACTCCATCGTCACGGTAGTTTGTTCGCCGGCGTCGAGTCGAACGGTCCGAGAAGCGACCGGGTCGCCGTCGACAGTGACCGTCAGCGTCTGTTCGACGGTTTCGTCGGTCGGGTTCTCGACGGTCGCTCGCGCTGATGTGTTGAAGCCGGCCCGGACCCAGTCAGCCATCAGGGATGCATCGGCAACAGTGAGTTCTGCGGGCGTCGGCGTCGATGCATTCGTATTCGAGGAGCTGGCTGTCGTCGTCGGGGTGGACGTATTAGCGACCGGGGAGACGACAGCGATGGTCGAGAGGTTGGACGATGACGCCTGGATAGACGTATTCGTCGCGTTGGCGCTACTGGGTAGCTGACTCCAGGACCCGTTGTGGTACTGGAACACCCGGACGGCGTCCATCGATCCGTTGGTCGGCAGCGCCGATTCGTTGAGCCGCAGGGTGTACCTCACCCGGCTGATGGCAGACGCATTTGCGCCGGAAGTGACGGTCACGTACCCACGCACACCGTCTGCCTGAACTTCGGTCATGTTGTTCGGCGTGGCCTGCGGGCCGAGCATCGTCGCGTTGAACCCATCACTGTCGTTGGTCACGTCGAGCGAGAGTGCAGAGAGGGTGAACGCTGGCGCGGTCTCGGACGGCCCGGAGCGGTTCAGCGATTGGGTGACCGTCGAGTTCGCGGCGTCGGCAGTCACTCGGACAGTGACTCCGTTGTCGATCTGGGACTGCGAGATCGCGGGCGCCTCTGCGCCGCCGCCGTCGTCGGTCTCGTCCGACTCGTCGTCGAGATCGAAGCCGCCACCGCCACCGCCACCGCCTCCGCCGCCTCCGCCGCCTCCGCCACCGCCGTCACTACTGCTTTCGGCTTCGACAGCAAGCGTTTCAGTGGCGGCGTTGCCAATAGCGAGCGAGCGGTTGCCCTCGTTGTCGAAGGAGATACTGAACGAGACAGTTACTGTTTCACCGCCGGCAATCGGGCCGATAGTTCTGGACTTGAGCGTCTGGTTGGTCTCTGTAAGCGCCGCGGTGTAGTTCCCACTCTCTGTCCCGACGTTTGCGACAGTCGCTGTCACGTCCACTGACTCGCCGGTTTCGGTGGACGAATTACTCAGTCGGGCGTCGCGAACCTCGAATGTCGCGGGTTGGGTCACTGAGATGTTTCCGCCGGAGTCACCGTTGACCGCCACGTCGTACTCTCCGCCGCTCTCGAAGACGTAGACGAAGGAGACCTCGGTCTGTTGACCGCCCGAGAGCGTGACGTTCCTCGTGTCCACGATGTCGTCGTTGGTCTGGAGGCGCACCGGGGAGGTCCCTGTCTCGTCGCCGTTGTTGACAACGGTGGCAGTCACCTCAATCGGTTCGCCTGTCCGAGCGCTCGTCCGGTTCAGGTCGACGCTAGTGGTTTCGAACGTCGCCGCCTCGGAGACTCGAACTGTTCCGACCCGCTCGCCGTCGAGGTCGATAGGGTACGTGCCGACGGCGGTGAACGACTCCGTGAACGAGATAGTCGTCGATTCTCCAGGGCCTAATTGCAGTTCCGTGGCGTTCACCCGCTCGTCAGCGACTGTAAGCGGGACCTCGTAGGTACCGGTCTGGTCGCCAGTGTTCGTAACCGTCGCGGTCACCGCGACGCTCTCGCCCTCGCCCACCCTCGTCGTGTTCAGCGCCCTTTCGGAGACTTCGAACGTCGCTGGCTGCTCCACCGTGACGGTCTGAGTCTCGCTACCGACCGTGAACTGGTACGTGCCGGGCTCCTCGAACGTGTGCACGTACGTGTCCGTATCGGATGCATCGGGTTCCAGATCGAACGAGACGGCGTCGACGGCTTCGTTCTCCGTTTCGACCCAGAACTCTTGCTTTGCGGTCACGGTCCCATCGTTTCTGGCCGTCACCGTCAGTTCTGCCGCGTCGCCCCGGGTGACCGTTGTTCTGTTCCACTTCGCGTCGGTGACCTGAATATCGGGCTGGCCGACAGTCAGGGTGCCGGCGATGACGCCGTCGACCGTGACCTCGTGGTCGCCCTCGTCAACAGCTCCTTCGAGTCGATAGAGGAGTGTCTCGTTGACTGTCTCTCCGGCCGGGACCGTTACCGACTCCTGGCTAACCTGCGTGCCGCCAACTTCGATAGGCAGCGTAATCGTTCCGGTCTGTCCGCCAGTGTTCTCCACCGTCACCCACAGCTCCGGCTCGCGGGTCCCGATGCCACCCGTGTCCGTGTCAGTATTGACCTGGGTGTCGATGAGCCCGGCGTCCTGAATCTGGAGCGAGCCCTCGTCCGCAACGTCGACAGTCCCGACCGATTCGCCGTTTATCGTCAGGTCGTAAGTACCCTCGCTGTCGAAGCTCGGTGAGAACTCCAGCGTCTCCGTATCGCCGTTTTCGATTTCGACGGTCCGGGTGGCGATTTCGGAGCTGTCAGTCTGCAGAACGACGTCCTCTGTCGCCGACCCGTCCCCGCCTCTGGGGTTTTGCATCCGGACCGTCAGGTCGACGGGCTCGCCGGTGATCGTCGAGTCGTCGCTTAGCTGCGAGTACTCGACGGTGAACTGCCTGGATTCCTCGATGGTGATGGTCGGGTTCGAGCCGGAACCGTCCCGCAGTTCGTACGCCCCGGCAGGCAACTCGTCGAGGGTCCCGGTGT
The genomic region above belongs to Haloarcula hispanica ATCC 33960 and contains:
- a CDS encoding CARDB domain-containing protein, whose amino-acid sequence is MGKITGLWLSAMTLLAVVAVSTAPVFGPGVAAASNHETAAIEVTDASATKTNSSGIHDAPFSVVSGMEFQVELTAENTGDSDGTKQVAVTADGEEIEQADVAVGGGQQTTETVPVTLDDTGEYDLAVDGVPAGTVTVVEPPNITVTETTVDRATVTRGETIEVTHTLENTGGQTGELTIIPKLENTDTGASRMVNELAVEVGGGDTETTSWTLDTGTLDELPAGAYELRDGSGSNPTITIEESRQFTVEYSQLSDDSTITGEPVDLTVRMQNPRGGDGSATEDVVLQTDSSEIATRTVEIENGDTETLEFSPSFDSEGTYDLTINGESVGTVDVADEGSLQIQDAGLIDTQVNTDTDTGGIGTREPELWVTVENTGGQTGTITLPIEVGGTQVSQESVTVPAGETVNETLLYRLEGAVDEGDHEVTVDGVIAGTLTVGQPDIQVTDAKWNRTTVTRGDAAELTVTARNDGTVTAKQEFWVETENEAVDAVSFDLEPDASDTDTYVHTFEEPGTYQFTVGSETQTVTVEQPATFEVSERALNTTRVGEGESVAVTATVTNTGDQTGTYEVPLTVADERVNATELQLGPGESTTISFTESFTAVGTYPIDLDGERVGTVRVSEAATFETTSVDLNRTSARTGEPIEVTATVVNNGDETGTSPVRLQTNDDIVDTRNVTLSGGQQTEVSFVYVFESGGEYDVAVNGDSGGNISVTQPATFEVRDARLSNSSTETGESVDVTATVANVGTESGNYTAALTETNQTLKSRTIGPIAGGETVTVSFSISFDNEGNRSLAIGNAATETLAVEAESSSDGGGGGGGGGGGGGGGGGGFDLDDESDETDDGGGAEAPAISQSQIDNGVTVRVTADAANSTVTQSLNRSGPSETAPAFTLSALSLDVTNDSDGFNATMLGPQATPNNMTEVQADGVRGYVTVTSGANASAISRVRYTLRLNESALPTNGSMDAVRVFQYHNGSWSQLPSSANATNTSIQASSSNLSTIAVVSPVANTSTPTTTASSSNTNASTPTPAELTVADASLMADWVRAGFNTSARATVENPTDETVEQTLTVTVDGDPVASRTVRLDAGEQTTVTMEFEAVDGAVAVNGVSAGDLRVGSNSAPSTGGSGTAETGESGGGAEPASETVSASGPGFTVQLVTLVLALIGGLVRVHRRV